In the genome of Raphanus sativus cultivar WK10039 chromosome 4, ASM80110v3, whole genome shotgun sequence, one region contains:
- the LOC108851242 gene encoding MATH domain and coiled-coil domain-containing protein At3g58340-like, whose protein sequence is MVKKFDGKFTWVIENFSSLQSKKIYSDSFVIGGCRWRLVAYPRENDNNYLSMYLVSDDMSWYAAYKVRGNVYFNITMINQLSKKLSICEDSEHLYDVLSPFHRGFESWIPLSKLHAEDGGFLLNGELKIAVKVQVSDVSAEHRDASDDALVGVSGEIKKTTKLLRKTKETMDAKHGFQILPSQERFVTSMENQVGMKFVSVIQNFSFMNTEKCYSDPFAIRGFKWRLLAECDLLFLHLYMCINDCPPFPSAAIKVRLTIVNQLSEKLSILKESEHYFEEKSPTWGCAIPTQILAEDGGFLVNGDLKIVAEVIGVPDVSDESIPLRKLEVNGFHVLPSQVQSVRLIFERHPETAVGFRAKNQYLRTTFMNFLLSLIQTLYQPLQELSSEDLVEADIALTYLRDVGFKVDWLENKLDQLKARKEKERACEARVQEMEAQLHDLKHKFEIEKAELSVTRAPLSFNDFV, encoded by the exons ATGGTGAAGAAATTTGATGGGAAGTTCACTTGGGTGATTGAGAATTTCTCCTCTTTGCaatctaagaagatttattcTGACTCTTTTGTGATAGGTGGCTGCAGATG GCGTCTTGTAGCATATCCCAGGGAAAATGACAATAATTACCTGTCTATGTATCTCGTTTCTGACGACATGTCTTGGTATGCTGCTTATAAAGTGAGAGGAAATGTATATTTCAACATAACGATGATAAATCAACTTTCTAAGAAACTCTCAATATGTGAAG ATTCTGAGCACTTGTATGATGTGCTTTCTCCTTTCCATCGGGGTTTTGAATCCTGGATACCCCTTAGTAAACTTCATGCAGAAGATGGCGGGTTCTTGTTAAATGGAGAACTCAAGATTGCAGTCAAAGTACAAGTATCAGATGTATCAGCGGAACATAGAGACGCATCTGATGACGCTCTGGTTGGTGTGTCAGGTGAAATTAAAAAGACAACCAAATTGCTGAGGAAGACGAAAGAAACCATGGATGCAAAACATGGGTTTCAAATTCTTCCTTCGCAA GAACGTTTTGTCACATCGATGGAGAATCAAGTTGGAATGAAGTTCGTCAGCGTGATACAGAATTTCTCCTTTATGAATACTGAGAAGTGTTACTCTGATCCATTTGCAATCCGTGGCTTCAaatg GCGTCTTCTTGCAGAATGTGACCTTCTCTTTTTGCATCTATATATGTGCATCAATGATTGTCCACCGTTTCCTTCTGCAGCTATAAAAGTTCGATTGACAATAGTAAACCAGCTTTCCGAAAAGCTATCAATCTTGAAAG AATCAGAGCATTACTTTGAAGAGAAGTCTCCTACCTGGGGCTGTGCAATCCCTACACAAATCCTTGCAGAAGATGGTGGATTTCTTGTAAATGGAGATCTCAAGATTGTTGCTGAGGTTATTGGCGTACCAGATGTATCTGATGAATCCATTCCCCTGAGAAAGTTAGAGGTCAATGGGTTTCATGTTCTTCCTTCACAG GTACAATCAGTGAGGCTTATATTTGAAAGACATCCTGAAACTGCAGTAGGATTCCGTGCAAAGAACCAGTATCTAAGGACAACATTTATGAACTTCTTGCTTAGCTTAATCCAGACGCTGTATCAGCCACTTCAAGAGCTCTCCAGTGAAGATCTAGTGGAAGCAGACATAGCCTTAACATACTTGAGAGATGTGGGATTTAAGGTGGATTGGTTGGAGAATAAGCTGGACCAACTGAAGGCAAGGAAGGAGAAAGAGAGGGCTTGCGAGGCACGAGTGCAAGAAATGGAGGCACAGCTTCATGACTTGAAGCACAAGTTTGAGATAGAAAAGGCAGAGTTGTCTGTCACTAGAGCTCCTCTCTCCTTCAATGATTTTGTTTGA
- the LOC108851243 gene encoding uncharacterized protein LOC108851243, whose translation MQIDPSQLVSFKEALILSSTWIALPPYGFTSNILPWICWFIWTSRNRLIFEKRASTPREIVLSAITAVKDWDLAQAKTNNYSIALPISSGFSSQQNPQLPPIYCNTDAAWRADSRNAGLAWVFSDHEGHELNRGSQFQDNVSSPCMAEALAVRSALLHAAEINITSIWLRSDSQVLIGAITSGRHPTELYGVLSDIAEIAKSSFSFYRFFFHQKRVKWASGLKCKGPFAFWPKLM comes from the coding sequence ATGCAAATCGATCCTTCTCAGCTCGTCTCTTTCAAGGAAGCCCTTATCCTCTCATCTACTTGGATTGCGCTCCCCCCGTATGGCTTCACCAGCAATATCCTCCCTTGGATCTGCTGGTTCATCTGGACCTCGAGAAATCGACTCATCTTCGAGAAAAGAGCCTCAACACCAAGAGAAATTGTGCTCAGTGCGATCACTGCCGTGAAGGATTGGGACTTGGCTCAAGCAAAGACCAACAATTATAGCATCGCCCTTCCGATCTCCAGCGGTTTTTCATCTCAACAGAATCCCCAGCTCCCTCCAATCTATTGCAATACAGACGCCGCGTGGAGAGCAGATTCAAGAAACGCCGGCTTAGCTTGGGTTTTCTCAGATCACGAAGGACATGAGCTCAACAGAGGATCGCAATTCCAGGACAACGTTTCTTCACCTTGCATGGCTGAGGCTCTGGCTGTGAGAAGTGCCCTTCTACACGCAGCAGAAATCAATATTACCTCCATCTGGCTCAGATCAGATTCACAAGTGCTCATCGGAGCTATCACCTCGGGACGTCATCCGACTGAGCTCTACGGAGTACTTTCGGACATCGCCGAGATCGCCAAGTCGTCTTTTTCGTtttatcgttttttttttcatcaaaagaGAGTTAAATGGGCTAGCGGACTTAAATGCAAAGGCCCGTTTGCATTCTGGCCCAAGCTTATGTAA